The genomic region GCCTCAGGTCAGGTTAGCCGCACTCTCCGGGCCTGGCTTTGCGGCTGAAGTCGCGCGTGGCAAGCCGGCGGCGCTGGTCGCCGCGGCCAAGGACGAGACGGTAGCTCAGCGCGTGCAAGAGTTATTCGCGGCGCGAACCCTCAGAGTGTATTCGAGCACCGATGTTGCGGGCGTGGAGATTTGCGGGGCGGTGAAGAACGTGGTGGCAATCGCGGCGGGCGTCAGCGATGGCCTGGGACTTGGGTCGAGCGCGCGGGCGGCGGTCATCACCCGAGGGCTGGCGGAGATAATGCGGCTGGTCGACGCGGCCGGAGGCCGGCGTGAAACCGCCGCCGGCCTGGCCGGACTGGGGGATCTGGTGTTGACCTGTACGGGAGACTTGTCGCGAAATCGCGCGGTCGGTCTCGCGCTCGCGCGTCGAGAACTTGTCCCGATCGAGGATAAGGACACCGCAGCGACCGGGAGAGCCGTCGCCGAGGGCATTGCAAATTCGCGCTCGGTATTGGCGCTGGCGCGCAAGCTTGGGGTTGAGATGCCGATTGTTTCTGCCGTATATAGCGGCCTCTATGAAGGACAAGCGCCAAA from Candidatus Binataceae bacterium harbors:
- a CDS encoding NAD(P)H-dependent glycerol-3-phosphate dehydrogenase — encoded protein: MPPGVTTTIFGAGAWGTALAVMLARAGECVTLCVRRADQLRAFRRAHENSTYLPGIKLLENLALVTDWRAAAPADVLVIAIPSAHVRAALTPIADAVRHDAIIVSATKGIDHATLQTMTQMLAEIVPPQVRLAALSGPGFAAEVARGKPAALVAAAKDETVAQRVQELFAARTLRVYSSTDVAGVEICGAVKNVVAIAAGVSDGLGLGSSARAAVITRGLAEIMRLVDAAGGRRETAAGLAGLGDLVLTCTGDLSRNRAVGLALARRELVPIEDKDTAATGRAVAEGIANSRSVLALARKLGVEMPIVSAVYSGLYEGQAPNAMVEALLTRGLKAEF